One Chroicocephalus ridibundus chromosome 21, bChrRid1.1, whole genome shotgun sequence DNA segment encodes these proteins:
- the TUFT1 gene encoding tuftelin isoform X1: protein MNGLKGWCAVLDVRPHGETPESVKVLRLTLPNDLPGDRREQAKQKPVGKAFAMVANRSSNAHSLASECIKSNDGDEEIIKVYLKARAEGSTNHEEHVNQLKSEVRYIQEARSSLKKLREDLSSKLENRQGDKQHAQVVLEQQNGSWLYPEGLRDDSREEQEEDCSGEDVEKIRQTAKRLFTKLQEAEKRHQLEKKTFERTVSQYQEEAEQTSAALRRAERSVAEKEVQVDELQRLLAGMEKEHRSLLLKMKEGEAELARLRSVEGDKLAEQDRSAQLEKEVATLREKIHHLDDMLKSQQRKVRQMIEQLQNSKTVIQAKDAVIQELKERVAYLEAENLEMHDRIEHLIEKQVSRGGHSSRARSKSEYVSSKRLTGPKPLPLIRVVET, encoded by the exons ATGAACGGGCTGAAGGGCTGGTGCGCGGTGCTGGACGTGCGGCCCCACGGCGAGACCCCG gagagcGTGAAGGTGCTGCGGCTGACCCTGCCCAATGACCTGCCGGGAGACAGGCGCGAGCAGGCGAAGCAGAAG CCGGTGGGAAAAGCCTTCGCCATGGTGGCCAACAGATCCAGCAACGCTCACTCCCTGGCCTCCGAGTGCATCAAATCCAACGACGGCGATGAGGAGATCATCAAG GTTTATCTCAAGGCGCGAGCCGAGGGCAGCACGAACCACGAGGAGCACGTCAACCAGCTGAAAAGTGAAGTTCGTTACATCCAAGAG GCTAGAAGTTCTTTGAAGAAGCTGCGGGAAGACTTAAGTAGTAAACTTGAGAACAGACAAGGAGATAAACAGCACGCACAG GtggtgctggagcagcagaaCGGGAGCTGGCTCTACCCCGAGGGGCTGCGGGACGATTCCCGGGAGGAGCAG GAGGAGGACTGCTCAGGGGAGGACGTGGAAAAGATCCGACAGACGGCAAAGAGGCTCTTCACGAAGCTGCAGGAGGCTGAGAAGCGCCATCAGTTGGAGAAGAAAACCTTTGAG AGGACGGTCTCGCAGTACCAGGAGGAAGCGGAGCAGACGAGCGCTGCCCTGCGGAGAGCGGAGAGGAGCGTGGCGGAGAAGGAGGTGCAGGTGGACgagctgcagaggctgctggcggggatggagaag GAGCACAGGAGCTTGCTGCTGAAGATGAAAGAAGGCGAAGCAGAGCTGGCGAGGCTGAGAAGCGTGGAAGGTGACAAGCTCGCCGAACAAGACCG GTCAGcccagctggagaaggaggtggcCACGCTGCGGGAGAAGATACACCATCTGGACGACATGCTGAAGAGCCAGCAGCGCAAAGTCCGCCAGATGATCGAGCAg CTCCAGAACTCCAAAACGGTGATCCAGGCCAAAGACGCCGTGATCCAGGAGCTCAAGGAGAGAGTCGCTTACTTGGAGGCTGAG AACCTGGAGATGCACGACCGCATAGAGCACCTGATCGAGAAGCAAGTCAGTCGGGGCGGCCACAGCTCCCGAGCGCGCTCCAAGTCGGAGTACGTGAGCAG CAAAAGGCTGACGGGCCCCAAGCCGCTGCCTCTCATTCGAGTAGTGGAAACATGA
- the TUFT1 gene encoding tuftelin isoform X2: protein MNGLKGWCAVLDVRPHGETPESVKVLRLTLPNDLPGDRREQAKQKPVGKAFAMVANRSSNAHSLASECIKSNDGDEEIIKVYLKARAEGSTNHEEHVNQLKSEVRYIQEVVLEQQNGSWLYPEGLRDDSREEQEEDCSGEDVEKIRQTAKRLFTKLQEAEKRHQLEKKTFERTVSQYQEEAEQTSAALRRAERSVAEKEVQVDELQRLLAGMEKEHRSLLLKMKEGEAELARLRSVEGDKLAEQDRSAQLEKEVATLREKIHHLDDMLKSQQRKVRQMIEQLQNSKTVIQAKDAVIQELKERVAYLEAENLEMHDRIEHLIEKQVSRGGHSSRARSKSEYVSSKRLTGPKPLPLIRVVET from the exons ATGAACGGGCTGAAGGGCTGGTGCGCGGTGCTGGACGTGCGGCCCCACGGCGAGACCCCG gagagcGTGAAGGTGCTGCGGCTGACCCTGCCCAATGACCTGCCGGGAGACAGGCGCGAGCAGGCGAAGCAGAAG CCGGTGGGAAAAGCCTTCGCCATGGTGGCCAACAGATCCAGCAACGCTCACTCCCTGGCCTCCGAGTGCATCAAATCCAACGACGGCGATGAGGAGATCATCAAG GTTTATCTCAAGGCGCGAGCCGAGGGCAGCACGAACCACGAGGAGCACGTCAACCAGCTGAAAAGTGAAGTTCGTTACATCCAAGAG GtggtgctggagcagcagaaCGGGAGCTGGCTCTACCCCGAGGGGCTGCGGGACGATTCCCGGGAGGAGCAG GAGGAGGACTGCTCAGGGGAGGACGTGGAAAAGATCCGACAGACGGCAAAGAGGCTCTTCACGAAGCTGCAGGAGGCTGAGAAGCGCCATCAGTTGGAGAAGAAAACCTTTGAG AGGACGGTCTCGCAGTACCAGGAGGAAGCGGAGCAGACGAGCGCTGCCCTGCGGAGAGCGGAGAGGAGCGTGGCGGAGAAGGAGGTGCAGGTGGACgagctgcagaggctgctggcggggatggagaag GAGCACAGGAGCTTGCTGCTGAAGATGAAAGAAGGCGAAGCAGAGCTGGCGAGGCTGAGAAGCGTGGAAGGTGACAAGCTCGCCGAACAAGACCG GTCAGcccagctggagaaggaggtggcCACGCTGCGGGAGAAGATACACCATCTGGACGACATGCTGAAGAGCCAGCAGCGCAAAGTCCGCCAGATGATCGAGCAg CTCCAGAACTCCAAAACGGTGATCCAGGCCAAAGACGCCGTGATCCAGGAGCTCAAGGAGAGAGTCGCTTACTTGGAGGCTGAG AACCTGGAGATGCACGACCGCATAGAGCACCTGATCGAGAAGCAAGTCAGTCGGGGCGGCCACAGCTCCCGAGCGCGCTCCAAGTCGGAGTACGTGAGCAG CAAAAGGCTGACGGGCCCCAAGCCGCTGCCTCTCATTCGAGTAGTGGAAACATGA